A window from Streptomyces sp. NBC_00299 encodes these proteins:
- a CDS encoding glycosyltransferase family 4 protein: protein MTDVTLEKAVAVEKAPEKSEQVALGYVPVQHSALKNAEIIPMSLRSVHFVMPGGVDDASAPSGGNAYDRRVSLDLPGFGWQVHKHAVDGSWPSPGAAARAELVRTLGEFPDGTVVLLDGLVACGVPEIIVPEAERLNLAVLVHLPLGDETGLDPAVAAELDARERTVLRAVPAVIATSDWAVRRLVSHHGLAPERVHVAAPGADIAPLASGTDGVSRLLCVAAVTPRKGQHRLVEALASVTELPWSCVCVGPLNQDPEYVAELRSLIAEHGLGDRLVLAGPQAGAELDASYNAADLMVLTSYAETYGMAVTEALGRGIPVLATDVGGLPEAVGRAPDGGVPGILVPPENPAAIAAELRGWFGEADVRRRLKAAARGRRAALNGWAGTARSLASVLGRLPNEPRRVA from the coding sequence GTGACCGACGTGACCCTGGAGAAGGCCGTCGCCGTGGAAAAGGCTCCGGAGAAGTCGGAGCAGGTGGCGCTCGGCTATGTGCCCGTGCAGCACTCCGCCCTGAAGAACGCCGAGATCATCCCCATGTCCCTGCGCTCCGTGCACTTCGTGATGCCGGGCGGTGTCGACGACGCGTCCGCGCCGAGCGGCGGCAACGCCTATGACCGGCGGGTGAGTCTGGATCTGCCCGGCTTCGGCTGGCAGGTGCACAAGCACGCGGTGGACGGCAGCTGGCCCAGCCCCGGGGCGGCGGCGCGCGCCGAACTCGTCCGCACGCTGGGGGAGTTCCCCGACGGGACCGTCGTCCTGCTGGACGGGCTGGTCGCCTGCGGGGTGCCCGAGATCATCGTCCCGGAAGCGGAACGGCTCAACCTCGCGGTCCTCGTCCATCTGCCGCTCGGCGACGAGACGGGCCTGGACCCCGCCGTCGCCGCGGAGCTGGACGCCCGGGAACGCACGGTGCTGCGGGCCGTTCCCGCGGTGATCGCCACCAGCGACTGGGCCGTCCGCCGCCTCGTCTCCCACCACGGCCTCGCGCCGGAGCGCGTCCATGTCGCCGCCCCCGGCGCCGACATCGCGCCGCTGGCCTCCGGCACGGACGGCGTGTCCCGCCTGCTGTGCGTGGCCGCCGTGACACCCCGCAAGGGACAGCACCGGCTGGTCGAGGCGCTGGCGTCGGTGACCGAGCTGCCGTGGAGCTGCGTCTGCGTGGGCCCGCTGAACCAGGACCCCGAGTACGTGGCCGAACTGCGGTCCCTGATAGCCGAGCACGGGCTCGGGGACCGGCTGGTCCTCGCGGGCCCGCAGGCCGGCGCCGAACTCGACGCCAGCTACAACGCCGCCGACCTCATGGTGCTCACCTCCTACGCCGAGACGTACGGCATGGCGGTGACGGAAGCTCTCGGGCGCGGCATCCCGGTGCTCGCGACGGACGTCGGCGGACTGCCGGAGGCGGTCGGCCGGGCCCCCGACGGCGGTGTCCCCGGCATCCTCGTCCCGCCGGAGAACCCCGCCGCGATCGCCGCCGAGCTGCGCGGCTGGTTCGGCGAGGCGGACGTACGACGCCGACTGAAGGCGGCTGCCCGGGGACGCCGGGCCGCCCTGAACGGCTGGGCCGGCACGGCCCGCAGCCTGGCCTCGGTACTGGGCCGACTGCCGAACGAACCCCGGAGGGTCGCATGA
- a CDS encoding 6-pyruvoyl trahydropterin synthase family protein: MFSITVRDHIMIAHSFRGDVFGPAQRLHGATFLVDATFRREQLDADNIVVDIGLATRELGAVVGELNYRNLDNEPDFAGINTSTEFLAKVIADRLAERIEKGALGEGAKGLAGLTVTLHESHVAWASYERAL; this comes from the coding sequence TTGTTCAGCATCACCGTCCGCGATCACATCATGATCGCCCACAGCTTCCGCGGCGACGTCTTCGGACCCGCGCAGCGTCTGCATGGAGCGACGTTCCTGGTGGACGCCACGTTCCGGCGCGAGCAGCTGGACGCCGACAACATCGTCGTCGACATCGGACTGGCCACCAGGGAACTGGGCGCCGTCGTGGGCGAGCTGAACTACAGAAACCTCGACAACGAACCCGACTTCGCCGGGATCAACACCTCCACCGAGTTCCTGGCCAAGGTCATCGCCGACCGGCTCGCCGAGCGGATCGAGAAGGGTGCGCTGGGCGAGGGCGCCAAGGGCCTCGCGGGTCTCACCGTGACGCTGCACGAGTCGCATGTCGCATGGGCGAGCTATGAGCGTGCGCTGTGA
- a CDS encoding zinc-dependent alcohol dehydrogenase, which yields MNRTARAFWLTSPGEGEIREVALPEPGEDDVLVRSLYSGVSRGTETLVFRGGVPQSQHAAMRAPFQEGDFPAPVKYGYLSVGMVEEGPTALVGRTVFCLYPHQTRYVVPASAVTVVPDTVPAERAVLAGTVETAVNALWDAAPLVGDRIAVVGGGMVGCSVAALLARFPGVRLQLVDADPRRAEVAEALGVAFATPDEALGDRDLVVHASATEQGLARSLELLRPEGTVVELSWYGDRKVALPLGEAFHSRRLVIRSSQVGTVSPARGASRTYADRLALALDLLADPALDALVTGESAFAELPEVMPKLASGEIPALCHRVRYTDTP from the coding sequence ATGAACCGCACCGCACGTGCGTTCTGGCTCACCTCTCCGGGTGAGGGAGAGATCCGGGAGGTCGCCCTTCCGGAGCCGGGCGAGGACGATGTGCTGGTGCGGTCGCTGTACTCCGGAGTCAGCCGTGGCACGGAGACACTCGTGTTCCGGGGCGGGGTCCCGCAGAGCCAGCACGCGGCCATGCGGGCGCCGTTCCAGGAGGGCGATTTCCCCGCCCCGGTGAAGTACGGCTATCTCAGCGTCGGGATGGTCGAGGAGGGGCCGACCGCACTGGTCGGCCGTACGGTCTTCTGCCTGTACCCGCATCAGACGCGGTACGTCGTCCCCGCGAGCGCCGTCACCGTCGTACCCGACACCGTGCCCGCCGAACGGGCCGTCCTCGCCGGCACCGTCGAGACCGCCGTCAACGCGCTCTGGGACGCCGCACCCCTGGTCGGCGACCGGATCGCGGTGGTCGGCGGCGGCATGGTCGGCTGCTCGGTGGCCGCACTGCTGGCCCGCTTCCCGGGTGTGCGGCTCCAGTTGGTCGACGCCGATCCGCGCCGGGCCGAGGTCGCCGAGGCCCTCGGTGTCGCCTTCGCCACGCCCGACGAGGCGCTCGGCGACCGTGACCTGGTGGTCCACGCCAGCGCCACCGAGCAGGGCCTCGCCCGGTCGCTCGAACTGCTGCGCCCCGAGGGCACGGTCGTCGAACTCAGCTGGTACGGCGACCGGAAGGTGGCTCTGCCGCTGGGCGAGGCCTTCCACTCCCGGCGGCTCGTCATCCGCAGCAGCCAGGTCGGCACCGTCTCCCCGGCCCGCGGTGCCAGCCGTACGTACGCCGACCGGCTCGCCCTCGCCCTCGACCTGCTCGCCGACCCGGCTCTCGACGCGCTCGTCACGGGGGAGAGCGCTTTCGCGGAGCTGCCCGAGGTGATGCCGAAGCTCGCCTCCGGGGAGATTCCGGCGCTCTGTCACCGGGTCAGGTACACGGACACGCCCTGA
- a CDS encoding CDP-alcohol phosphatidyltransferase family protein has product MALNNTYDARLVQQETAVGAGVQILLLALLGSAIGMGPAGWLTGLVFAVATWALLSLALHRSRLRSFGPANRVTLGRATLVGGVTALVADSFQSSPPVTLFVGLTAVALILDGVDGKVARRTGTSTALGARFDMEVDAFLILVLSVYVSMSLGPWVLLIGAMRYGFVAAARVWPWLNAALPPSTARKTVAAMQGVFLLMAASGLFPYLATFAVTATALAALVWSFGRDILWLYRNRPSRVRRTQVAEVRELVAS; this is encoded by the coding sequence GTGGCCCTGAACAACACTTACGACGCGAGGCTGGTCCAGCAGGAGACCGCTGTGGGAGCGGGCGTGCAGATCCTGTTGCTGGCCCTGCTCGGTTCGGCGATCGGCATGGGGCCGGCGGGCTGGCTGACCGGCCTCGTCTTCGCCGTCGCCACCTGGGCGCTGCTCTCGCTCGCCCTGCACCGATCCCGGCTCCGCTCCTTCGGGCCGGCGAACCGGGTCACCCTCGGCCGCGCGACGCTGGTCGGCGGCGTCACGGCGCTGGTCGCGGACTCCTTCCAGAGTTCTCCGCCGGTGACGTTGTTCGTCGGCCTGACTGCGGTCGCCCTGATCCTCGACGGCGTGGACGGCAAGGTGGCCCGCCGTACGGGTACGTCGACCGCCCTGGGCGCACGTTTCGACATGGAGGTGGACGCGTTCCTGATCCTGGTGTTGAGCGTGTACGTCTCGATGTCGCTGGGTCCGTGGGTGCTCCTCATCGGCGCCATGCGCTACGGCTTCGTCGCCGCCGCCCGTGTCTGGCCATGGCTGAACGCCGCGCTACCGCCGAGCACGGCCCGCAAGACGGTCGCCGCGATGCAGGGTGTGTTCCTGCTCATGGCCGCGTCCGGCCTCTTCCCGTACCTGGCGACGTTCGCGGTCACGGCGACGGCGCTGGCGGCGCTGGTCTGGTCGTTCGGCCGGGACATCCTGTGGCTGTACCGCAACCGTCCGTCGCGCGTACGGCGGACGCAGGTGGCGGAGGTGCGGGAGCTGGTGGCGTCCTGA
- a CDS encoding GNAT family N-acetyltransferase, translating into MDVQGEIAREAGAERVAAFGRLLMREAVRLVREAGARTVDLTSRADRASANRLYERLGFTVREATVYRMPLDG; encoded by the coding sequence ATGGATGTTCAGGGGGAGATCGCCCGGGAGGCGGGCGCGGAACGCGTGGCCGCCTTCGGCCGGCTGCTGATGCGTGAGGCGGTCCGGCTTGTCCGGGAGGCCGGGGCGCGGACCGTCGATCTGACCTCGCGGGCGGACCGGGCCTCGGCGAACAGGCTGTACGAACGACTGGGGTTCACGGTGAGGGAAGCGACGGTGTATCGGATGCCGCTCGACGGCTGA
- a CDS encoding MDR family MFS transporter, whose product MTSLLSRGLRKPPDRPRLSPLLRLLILTQLAFNIGFFAVLPFLAEHLGQAVGMAGWMVGFVLGLRTFSQQGLFVVGGALADRYGIRPVVLTGCVLRIAGFAWLGYARQTWAVIGAVLLIGFAAALFSPAVESEVARQAVVWEESGGGSRTRVLALLTVAGQAGAFIGPLLGALLLAVDFRTVCLAGAGIFVLVLAGHAWLLPQHIPGRGGVRLRGGMGKVLRNRRFLALCCAYGAYLLAYNQLYLALPDEVERATGSQAALAWLFALSSLLVVVAQLPVTRWVGERLTLRRSMIAGLLLIAAGFAVVAAARPADRTGTAGLLPAAGFVVLLTLGQMLVAPVARAWVPDLAEEGRLGLYTGALSSVSGLIVLLGSSATGTLLDTGLPAAVPWLVLAAVPVAAIGVLPRR is encoded by the coding sequence ATGACCTCGCTGCTGTCGCGTGGCCTACGCAAGCCGCCGGACCGACCCCGGCTCTCCCCTCTTCTGCGCCTCCTCATCCTCACCCAACTCGCCTTCAACATCGGCTTCTTCGCCGTCCTGCCCTTCCTCGCCGAGCATCTGGGGCAGGCCGTGGGGATGGCGGGCTGGATGGTCGGGTTCGTGCTGGGGCTGCGGACGTTCAGCCAGCAGGGGCTGTTCGTGGTGGGCGGGGCGCTGGCCGACCGGTACGGCATCCGGCCCGTCGTGCTCACCGGCTGTGTGCTGCGGATCGCCGGGTTCGCCTGGCTCGGGTACGCGCGACAGACGTGGGCGGTCATCGGGGCCGTGCTGCTGATCGGGTTCGCCGCCGCGCTGTTCTCACCCGCCGTCGAGTCCGAGGTCGCCCGGCAGGCCGTGGTGTGGGAGGAGTCGGGCGGCGGCTCCCGGACCCGCGTCCTCGCGCTGCTGACGGTGGCCGGACAGGCAGGCGCGTTCATCGGGCCGCTGCTCGGCGCGCTGCTGCTGGCGGTGGACTTCCGTACGGTCTGCCTCGCCGGCGCCGGCATCTTCGTCCTCGTCCTCGCCGGGCACGCGTGGCTGCTGCCGCAGCACATACCCGGGCGAGGGGGTGTACGGCTGCGCGGCGGCATGGGGAAGGTGCTGCGCAACCGCCGCTTCCTCGCGCTGTGCTGCGCCTACGGCGCCTACCTGCTCGCCTACAACCAGCTCTATCTCGCCCTCCCCGACGAGGTGGAGCGCGCCACGGGCTCCCAGGCCGCGCTGGCCTGGCTGTTCGCCCTGTCCTCGCTGCTGGTGGTGGTCGCCCAGCTGCCCGTCACCCGGTGGGTGGGGGAGCGGCTCACCCTGCGCCGGTCCATGATCGCCGGACTGCTGCTGATCGCGGCGGGGTTCGCGGTGGTGGCGGCTGCCCGGCCCGCCGACCGGACCGGTACGGCGGGGCTGTTGCCCGCGGCCGGCTTCGTCGTCCTCCTCACCCTCGGCCAGATGCTCGTCGCCCCGGTCGCCCGCGCCTGGGTGCCCGACCTCGCGGAGGAGGGCCGACTCGGCCTCTACACCGGCGCGTTGTCCTCGGTCTCCGGCCTGATCGTCCTGCTCGGCAGCTCGGCCACGGGAACCCTCCTCGACACCGGCCTGCCCGCCGCCGTGCCGTGGCTGGTGCTGGCGGCCGTACCGGTGGCGGCCATCGGGGTGCTGCCGCGTCGGTAA
- a CDS encoding ABC transporter permease subunit — protein MRRQTVTLLWRAGIAAALVCAIGVLPWLSRTDPALTVLKARSADRDPTPEVLADIRGQLGLDAGPFRLLGDWLGGLGRGDAGRSWISGSEVTPAVLQALGASLLLMAVALLVAAVTAALICARTLWLGAHRRLDGRRAGGSGSAVLAALPEFLTASVLATVVGVQLGWLPALGWYGPQWTILPALALGLPAGAVLGRLLDDLLPGAFAEPWALAATARGLPGRSVARQALRRCLPGLLPNTGLFVVGLTGGSVAVEQIFDIPGLGRTTLQAAVAQDLPVLQAGTLALVLLAAAAAGLAHLLARLLIGPALRDGALPSLHRPPPPARRFLPLAYGGLLVGVVALGLPRDPLALDTAERLAAPSPGHPFGTDALGRDILARVSHGALDTLLLAGAITAVTLLTGVALGLLPRLSGPLVDTVTALPPVLVALLVTAVVGSGTATPALAVAAVAWAPLAAHTSALLRQERAALHLTATRALGAGPWYLLRHELLPAVVPPVTRHALLRLPGVALALASLAFLGLGAQPPSPEWGLLLAENQPYAERAPWAVLAPAAVLALLGALAVTVAGGLRGGRRRRDRGEPVVPVPEQRPPAKELVGAG, from the coding sequence GTGCGACGCCAGACAGTCACGCTCCTGTGGCGTGCGGGGATCGCGGCCGCCCTGGTGTGCGCCATCGGCGTACTGCCCTGGCTGTCGCGCACCGACCCGGCGCTCACCGTGCTCAAGGCCCGGTCGGCGGACCGCGACCCCACGCCCGAGGTGCTGGCGGACATCCGCGGCCAGCTCGGCCTGGACGCGGGCCCGTTCCGTCTCCTCGGTGACTGGCTGGGCGGGCTGGGGCGTGGGGACGCCGGCCGGTCGTGGATCTCCGGCAGCGAGGTCACCCCCGCCGTGCTCCAGGCCCTCGGCGCGTCCCTCCTGCTGATGGCGGTGGCCCTCCTGGTCGCCGCCGTCACCGCCGCGCTGATCTGCGCCCGCACTCTGTGGCTCGGCGCCCACCGGCGGCTCGACGGGCGGCGTGCCGGAGGCAGCGGTTCCGCCGTCCTCGCCGCGCTCCCCGAGTTCCTCACCGCGTCCGTCCTCGCGACCGTCGTCGGCGTGCAGTTGGGCTGGCTGCCCGCCCTCGGCTGGTACGGCCCCCAGTGGACGATCCTCCCGGCCCTCGCCCTCGGCCTGCCCGCCGGCGCCGTGCTCGGCAGGCTCCTCGACGACCTGCTGCCCGGCGCCTTCGCCGAGCCCTGGGCGCTGGCCGCCACCGCACGCGGACTCCCCGGCCGCAGCGTCGCCCGCCAGGCCCTGCGCCGCTGCCTGCCCGGGCTGCTCCCCAACACCGGCCTGTTCGTCGTGGGCCTGACCGGCGGATCGGTCGCCGTCGAGCAGATCTTCGACATCCCCGGCCTCGGCCGCACCACCCTCCAGGCCGCCGTCGCGCAGGACCTTCCCGTCCTCCAGGCCGGCACCCTCGCCCTGGTCCTGCTCGCAGCGGCCGCCGCCGGACTGGCCCACCTCCTCGCCCGCCTGCTGATCGGCCCGGCCCTGCGCGACGGCGCGCTGCCGTCCCTGCACCGGCCGCCTCCGCCCGCACGCAGGTTCCTGCCGCTCGCCTACGGCGGCCTGCTCGTCGGCGTCGTCGCCCTCGGCCTGCCCCGTGACCCACTGGCCCTCGACACCGCCGAGCGACTCGCAGCCCCTTCGCCGGGGCACCCGTTCGGCACCGACGCCCTCGGCAGGGACATCCTCGCCCGCGTCTCCCACGGCGCCCTCGACACGCTGCTACTCGCCGGCGCGATCACCGCCGTCACCCTGCTCACCGGAGTGGCGCTCGGCCTGCTGCCCCGGCTGTCCGGCCCGCTCGTCGACACCGTCACCGCGCTGCCGCCGGTCCTCGTCGCCCTGCTCGTCACCGCGGTCGTCGGCAGCGGAACCGCCACGCCCGCACTCGCCGTTGCCGCCGTGGCGTGGGCCCCACTGGCCGCCCACACCTCGGCGCTGCTACGGCAGGAACGCGCCGCCCTCCACCTCACCGCCACCCGCGCCCTGGGCGCCGGCCCCTGGTACCTGCTGCGCCACGAACTGCTGCCCGCCGTCGTGCCGCCCGTCACTCGCCACGCCCTGCTCCGCCTGCCCGGCGTCGCCCTCGCCCTCGCCTCGCTGGCCTTCCTCGGCCTGGGCGCCCAGCCGCCCTCCCCGGAGTGGGGCCTGCTCCTCGCCGAGAACCAGCCCTACGCCGAGCGCGCCCCCTGGGCGGTCCTCGCCCCCGCCGCCGTACTCGCCCTGCTGGGTGCGCTGGCGGTGACGGTGGCCGGAGGCCTGCGGGGCGGGCGGCGGCGAAGGGACCGGGGCGAGCCTGTCGTGCCGGTGCCCGAACAGCGGCCACCCGCCAAGGAGTTGGTGGGGGCCGGATGA
- a CDS encoding ABC transporter substrate-binding protein — MPRRIRPLLALVLAPVLAGCFASSGGSDAAGDARDGSRLRVALAFPPAENLSPYGADATILSRLGVTEGLTALDANGAAAPALAASWRQENDRTWLFTLREATFQDGSAVTPAAVAAALTHATQAKPVPAALSGVTLTAKAEGSKGVRITTEAPDAVLPLRLSSPSLAILSGKAYGNKDKQTKADPVGHATGPFELTKVLGSTAATLDRYDDYWGGRAQAAGIDVKFVADGTARASALRTDQVDLAEAIPVAQAATLDKAGREATATTRTTSLLLNTKKGPFKDAALRAAARQAVDTSAFAKGVYEGYADAGAGIYGPAVTWAAGKRTEPVGRAKAGKPDKTPINLATYDNRPELPEVAQVLKQQLEKAGFEVTLEVREYSRLESDALDGKFDAFVGARNSLVDTGDPVGVLASDYTCDGSYNLALLCDKDVDRAVAKAADLAGTAERQDAAMAAEAEILGTDAVVPLVHQRIITGVGTDVRGELLDPYERTLVGIGTRR; from the coding sequence GTGCCACGCCGAATACGCCCGCTCCTCGCCCTCGTCCTGGCCCCCGTCCTGGCCGGGTGCTTCGCCTCCAGCGGCGGTTCCGACGCCGCGGGCGACGCCCGGGACGGCTCCCGCCTGCGAGTGGCCCTCGCCTTCCCGCCCGCCGAGAACCTCTCGCCGTACGGCGCCGACGCCACCATCCTCAGCCGTCTCGGCGTCACCGAAGGCCTGACCGCGCTGGACGCCAACGGCGCCGCCGCCCCCGCCCTCGCCGCCTCCTGGCGTCAGGAGAACGACCGCACCTGGCTGTTCACCCTGCGCGAGGCCACCTTCCAGGACGGCTCCGCGGTCACCCCCGCCGCGGTCGCGGCGGCCCTCACCCACGCCACGCAGGCCAAGCCCGTCCCCGCGGCCCTCTCCGGCGTCACCCTCACCGCGAAGGCCGAGGGCAGCAAGGGCGTACGGATCACCACCGAGGCCCCCGACGCCGTCCTGCCGCTGCGTCTGTCCAGCCCCTCCCTCGCCATCCTCTCCGGCAAGGCCTACGGCAACAAGGACAAGCAGACCAAGGCCGACCCGGTCGGCCATGCCACCGGGCCCTTCGAGCTCACCAAGGTGCTCGGCTCCACGGCCGCCACCCTCGACCGCTACGACGACTACTGGGGCGGCCGCGCCCAGGCCGCCGGTATCGACGTCAAGTTCGTCGCCGACGGCACCGCCCGCGCGAGCGCCCTGCGCACCGACCAGGTCGACCTCGCCGAGGCGATCCCCGTCGCCCAGGCCGCCACCCTCGACAAGGCCGGCCGCGAGGCGACCGCCACCACCCGCACCACGAGCCTGCTTCTCAACACGAAGAAGGGCCCCTTCAAGGACGCCGCTCTGCGGGCCGCCGCCCGGCAGGCCGTCGACACCTCCGCGTTCGCCAAGGGCGTCTACGAGGGATACGCCGACGCCGGCGCAGGCATCTACGGGCCCGCCGTCACCTGGGCCGCCGGCAAGCGGACCGAGCCGGTCGGGCGGGCGAAGGCCGGCAAGCCCGACAAGACCCCGATCAACCTCGCCACCTACGACAACCGCCCCGAACTCCCGGAAGTCGCCCAGGTGCTGAAGCAGCAGCTGGAGAAGGCAGGGTTCGAGGTCACGCTGGAGGTGCGCGAGTACTCGCGGCTGGAGAGCGACGCGCTGGACGGCAAGTTCGACGCGTTCGTCGGCGCCCGCAACAGCCTGGTCGACACCGGCGACCCCGTCGGTGTCCTCGCCAGCGACTACACGTGCGACGGCAGTTACAACCTGGCCCTGCTCTGCGACAAGGACGTCGACCGGGCCGTGGCCAAGGCCGCGGACCTCGCCGGCACCGCCGAGCGACAGGACGCGGCCATGGCGGCCGAGGCCGAGATCCTCGGCACCGACGCCGTCGTACCGCTGGTCCACCAGCGCATCATCACCGGCGTCGGTACCGATGTCCGTGGCGAGCTCCTCGACCCCTACGAGCGCACCCTCGTCGGCATCGGCACCCGGCGCTGA
- a CDS encoding GNAT family N-acetyltransferase — translation MHEYSIRAAGPDDLDGARALMLDTVYRDFGTGYVPRWHADIVDPAAAYLASPRHTLLVALDPRDGDVVATAALDSRGPAHPPNPRELAERYPSGETAQLRRVYVRAEHRRRGLARRLAGELLAFAAADGGYRAVYLHTDPNVPGAEAFWRSLGKIVHDEREDTDGGNGVVHFEIPMER, via the coding sequence GTGCATGAATACAGCATCAGGGCGGCAGGCCCGGACGACCTCGACGGTGCGCGAGCCCTGATGCTCGACACCGTCTACCGCGACTTCGGCACCGGCTACGTGCCCCGCTGGCACGCGGACATCGTCGACCCGGCCGCCGCCTATCTCGCCTCGCCCCGCCACACCCTCCTCGTCGCGCTCGACCCGCGCGACGGGGATGTGGTCGCCACCGCCGCCCTCGACTCCCGCGGCCCGGCCCACCCGCCGAACCCGCGCGAGCTCGCCGAGCGTTACCCGTCCGGCGAGACCGCGCAGCTGCGTCGCGTCTACGTCCGGGCCGAGCACCGCAGGCGCGGCCTGGCCCGGCGGCTCGCCGGCGAACTGCTCGCCTTCGCGGCGGCGGACGGCGGCTACCGCGCCGTCTATCTGCACACCGACCCCAATGTGCCGGGCGCCGAGGCCTTCTGGCGTTCGCTCGGCAAGATCGTGCACGACGAGCGCGAGGACACGGACGGCGGGAACGGCGTCGTCCACTTCGAGATACCGATGGAGCGATAG
- a CDS encoding discoidin domain-containing protein, whose translation MPSRTRTRIRTPRTLLTALTALAVLGTGSAFAAPPAERTAAAAAWDTDRAAEAHTANPNAVTASGSENAGTAPGLAFDGNGATRWSSNFAEDAWIRVDLGATIRVDRVVLDWEAAYGKRYVLEVSKNGTDWTSFYTETAGADGTVTAHTYPQEVTGRYVRMRGLERATPYGYSLYSFKVYGGEPAPASTTRTNLALNHPAYTNYYQHAGNSPAFVTDGGWPGDLKADATRWSSDWNANRWISVDLGAPSTISSVDLYWEAAYAVDYQLQVSDDNRTWRTVHQPSAVEVAARRANVQSPAQAVGLHDTITLSSPATGRYVRVLGKERRSFHNPAPATAQFGYSLYEFQVWGTGGSADAAYPALPAEQPGTYRTTFFDDFTGAALDRSKWRVVRTGTEMGSVNGESQAYVDSADNIRTESGNLILRAQYCKGCTRAGGGTYDFTSGRIDTNTKFDFTYGRVGARMKLPVGDGFWPAFWLLGSNVDDPSVSWPASGETDIMENVGYRDWTSTALHGPGYSADGNIGARQVFPNGGTVDQWHTYAVEWTPTGMRFYVDDRVVQETTRNKLEATRGQWVYDHNQYVILNLALGGAYPAGWNQVTTPYWGLPQSSVDRIAGGGVQAEVDWVRVEQKR comes from the coding sequence ATGCCATCCCGTACCCGTACGCGTATCCGCACTCCACGGACCCTTCTGACCGCGCTCACCGCCCTCGCCGTGCTCGGCACCGGCTCGGCGTTCGCCGCGCCGCCCGCAGAGCGCACCGCCGCGGCGGCCGCGTGGGACACCGACCGCGCGGCCGAGGCCCACACCGCCAACCCGAACGCCGTCACCGCGTCCGGCAGTGAGAACGCCGGCACCGCACCCGGCCTCGCCTTCGACGGCAACGGAGCGACCAGGTGGTCCAGCAACTTCGCCGAAGACGCCTGGATCCGCGTGGACCTCGGCGCGACGATCCGCGTCGACCGGGTGGTCCTCGACTGGGAGGCGGCTTACGGCAAGAGATACGTCCTGGAGGTCTCGAAGAACGGCACGGACTGGACCTCCTTCTACACGGAGACCGCCGGCGCCGACGGCACGGTCACCGCGCACACCTACCCACAGGAGGTGACCGGCCGCTACGTCCGCATGCGCGGCCTCGAACGCGCCACGCCCTACGGCTACTCGCTGTACTCATTCAAGGTCTACGGCGGTGAGCCGGCCCCCGCGTCCACCACCCGCACCAACCTGGCCCTGAACCACCCCGCGTACACCAACTACTACCAGCACGCGGGCAATTCGCCGGCCTTCGTGACGGACGGAGGGTGGCCGGGGGATCTCAAGGCCGACGCCACCCGCTGGTCCAGTGACTGGAACGCGAACCGCTGGATCTCCGTCGACCTGGGTGCCCCGTCGACGATCTCGTCCGTGGACCTCTACTGGGAGGCTGCCTACGCCGTCGACTACCAGCTCCAGGTCTCCGACGACAACCGCACCTGGCGTACGGTCCACCAGCCCTCCGCGGTCGAAGTCGCCGCCCGCCGCGCGAACGTGCAGTCCCCGGCCCAGGCGGTGGGCCTGCACGACACGATCACCCTCTCCTCCCCGGCGACCGGCCGCTACGTCCGCGTGCTCGGCAAGGAACGCCGCAGCTTCCACAACCCGGCCCCCGCGACGGCCCAGTTCGGCTACTCCCTGTACGAGTTCCAGGTCTGGGGCACGGGCGGCAGCGCCGACGCCGCCTACCCGGCGCTCCCGGCCGAGCAGCCGGGGACGTACCGGACGACCTTCTTCGACGACTTCACCGGCGCCGCCCTCGACCGCTCCAAGTGGCGCGTCGTCCGCACCGGAACCGAGATGGGTTCGGTCAACGGCGAGTCGCAGGCGTACGTGGACTCGGCGGACAACATCCGCACCGAGAGCGGGAATCTGATCCTGCGTGCCCAGTACTGCAAGGGCTGCACACGGGCCGGCGGCGGCACGTACGACTTCACGTCCGGCCGCATCGACACCAACACGAAGTTCGACTTCACGTACGGCCGGGTCGGCGCCCGCATGAAGCTCCCCGTCGGCGACGGCTTCTGGCCCGCCTTCTGGCTGCTCGGCAGCAACGTCGACGACCCCTCTGTCTCATGGCCCGCGTCCGGTGAGACCGACATCATGGAGAACGTCGGCTACCGGGACTGGACCAGCACCGCCTTGCACGGCCCCGGCTACTCGGCCGACGGCAACATCGGCGCCCGCCAGGTCTTCCCGAACGGCGGCACGGTCGACCAGTGGCACACCTACGCCGTCGAGTGGACCCCGACAGGCATGCGCTTCTACGTCGACGACCGCGTGGTCCAGGAGACGACCCGCAACAAGCTGGAGGCGACGCGGGGGCAGTGGGTCTACGACCACAACCAGTACGTGATCCTGAACCTCGCTCTGGGCGGGGCCTACCCGGCCGGCTGGAACCAGGTGACCACTCCGTACTGGGGGCTGCCGCAGTCGAGCGTGGACCGGATCGCGGGTGGGGGAGTGCAGGCCGAGGTGGACTGGGTGCGGGTGGAGCAGAAGCGGTAG